In Amphiura filiformis unplaced genomic scaffold, Afil_fr2py scaffold_28, whole genome shotgun sequence, a single window of DNA contains:
- the LOC140143770 gene encoding uncharacterized protein, translating to MGASVDKMEAGKIDFHECIGEGGFGSVRRVSFKKPYKGYTEAASKTVVYELAKKEVEVMCQLHHPNIVNLIGVCEIPSAHLILMEYAPNGSLHDYLKDPSKPLPYELQKKWAKESALAINYLHAHNFLHRDIKPQNCLLFQDNLLKLCDFGLAREIEESQTTSSQKGTYRYMAPEIHVGNERGRAIYSRPADIWAYGMLLLAICTRKPPFEDLEWHRVVFEVGNGVKPSIPEGCPKDLSDIMQQCWNNDPKQRPTSAYIAMALGACWSLEREIHPEHQGKQLGCCHIACCPNGDMVMADWDKLYLLDGDGKCKIQLSSTETDYDRKMNGVYNICVSPLGYICISYSCRYVHVFTAEGKYNHCFTLAGVSYPSFKTKYLAIDREGQLLVGDWKKDIISIHKWPGGRVLGRVDNGGEIKYSIGYNASMVVNRKNQILIHSRTSHNSVYSKVEAIDYSGNKVFRFTPKIDENLTDMVVVSHGIVCDDNDNIYVAMSIGVDDCRTVFNTGHIHQYSPTGTFLQCLSRGLHSPLDLSMAPDGSLLVADEKSILRYSLE from the exons ATGGGTGCTTCAGTTGATAAAATGGAGGCAGGTAAAATTGACTTCCATGAATGCATCGGAGAAGGTGGATTTGGGTCTGTCAGACGTGTGTCATTTAAAAAGCCCTACAAAGGATACACAGAAGCTGCCAGCAAAACAGTAGTTTATGAGTTAGCAAAGAAAGAGGTTGAAGTCATGTGTCAACTACATCATCCAAACATAGTTAACCTAATAGGAGTTTGTGAAATCCCAAGTGCTCATCTTATTCTAATGGAATATGCTCCTAATGGTTCACTGCATGATTACCTAAAAGATCCATCAAAACCTCTTCCATATGAGCTGCAGAAAAAGTGGGCAAAAGAATCGGCACTTGCAATCAATTATCTCCATGCACACAACTTCCTGCATAGGGACATCAAGCCCCAAAACTGTCTTCTTTTTCAAGACAACCTCTTGAAGTTGTGTGATTTTGGTCTTGCACGTGAGATAGAAGAGTCTCAGACAACATCCAGCCAGAAGGGTACTTATCGATACATGGCACCAGAAATTCATGTGGGGAATGAGCGTGGAAGGGCTATCTACTCAAGACCAGCTGATATATGGGCCTATGGGATGCTGCTACTAGCTATCTGCACAAGGAAGCCACCATTTGAAGACCTGGAATGGCACAGGGTGGTCTTTGAAGTTGGCAATGGAGTCAAGCCATCCATACCTGAAGGCTGCCCCAAAGATCTGTCAGATATCATGCAGCAATGCTGGAATAATGATCCTAAACAACGGCCTACAAGTGCATACATTGCAATGG CATTAGGTGCTTGCTGGTCATTGGAGAGAGAAATCCATCCTGAACATCAAGGAAAACAACTTGGGTGTTGTCATATTGCCTGTTGTCCAAATGGAGACATGGTCATGGCTGATTGGGATAAACTCTATCTCCTTGATGGTGATGGGAAATGCAAAATACAACTGAGTTCAACTGAAACAGACTATGACAGGAAAATGAATGGTGTTTATAACATCTGTGTCTCACCACTAGGATACATATGTATAAGTTATTCATGTAGATATGTCCATGTGTTTACTGCAGAAGGGAAATACAATCACTGCTTTACACTTGCTGGTGTTTCCTATCCTTCTTTTAAGACTAAGTATCTTGCCATAGATAGAGAAGGGCAGTTATTGGTGGGTGATTGGAAGAAGGATATCATCTCAATCCATAAATGGCCAGGTGGTAGGGTCCTGGGTAGGGTAGACAATGGGGGTGAGATCAAATACTCAATAGGGTATAATGCCAGCATGGTTGTAAATAGGAAGAATCAAATCCTGATTCATTCCCGAACATCACATAATTCAGTGTACAGTAAAGTAGAAGCAATAGATTACTCGGGTAATAAAGTGTTTAGATTCACACCCAAGATAGATGAGAATTTGACAGATATGGTGGTAGTATCACATGGGATAGTGTGTGATGACAATGATAACATTTACGTTGCAATGTCAATAGGTGTAGATGATTGCAGAACAGTATTCAACACAGGTCACATTCACCAATACAGTCCCACAGGTACATTCCTACAATGCTTAAGTAGAGGATTGCACTCTCCCTTGGATTTGTCTATGGCACCTGATGGATCACTGTTGGTTGCTGATGAGAAATCAATTCTAAGATACAGCCTTGAGTAA